In Marivivens aquimaris, one genomic interval encodes:
- a CDS encoding SIMPL domain-containing protein: MNAFLTLASAGLIASAPLVVTAQDAQAGTLTTTGMAQVEAPADMATVTLGVEAQGATSGEVLDSTSEAAEAILAALKENGIATDDIRTGSVSLIPRYGNREDGSMDFGEIRGYSASNTVTFDVHDLTTLGDLISEVVGSGANTLQGVSFGLDDDQDLRDQARTDAVQDAMRRAQVLAEAASITLGGIQSIVDGDAGYNGGPSPMYRMSAADAPERSVPLEPGNITVTQSVTMSWTIGE, translated from the coding sequence ATGAACGCCTTTCTGACACTTGCCTCCGCTGGCCTGATTGCAAGCGCGCCGCTCGTCGTGACCGCGCAGGATGCTCAAGCCGGTACACTGACGACAACGGGTATGGCCCAAGTCGAAGCCCCCGCCGATATGGCCACCGTGACCCTCGGCGTAGAGGCGCAGGGTGCAACCTCGGGCGAGGTGCTCGACAGCACCAGCGAAGCCGCCGAGGCGATCCTCGCTGCGCTTAAGGAAAACGGTATCGCCACTGACGACATCCGGACCGGCTCTGTCTCGCTCATCCCGCGTTATGGCAACCGTGAGGACGGGTCGATGGATTTTGGTGAAATCCGTGGCTACTCGGCGTCGAACACCGTCACCTTCGACGTGCATGATCTGACCACCCTCGGCGATCTGATCTCCGAAGTTGTCGGCAGCGGCGCGAATACTCTACAAGGCGTCAGCTTCGGCCTCGATGACGATCAGGATCTACGCGATCAGGCCCGCACTGACGCTGTTCAGGACGCTATGCGCCGCGCTCAGGTACTGGCGGAGGCTGCAAGCATCACTCTGGGCGGCATCCAGTCGATCGTAGATGGCGATGCGGGCTACAACGGCGGTCCGTCCCCGATGTACCGGATGTCGGCAGCCGACGCGCCCGAGCGCTCGGTCCCGTTGGAGCCCGGAAACATCACGGTCACCCAGTCGGTGACGATGAGCTGGACGATCGGCGAATAA
- the hisA gene encoding 1-(5-phosphoribosyl)-5-[(5-phosphoribosylamino)methylideneamino]imidazole-4-carboxamide isomerase: protein MILYPAIDLKDGNAVRLYKGEMDQATVFNENPAAQALEFVNAGCEWLHLVDLNGAFAGEPVNAAPVEEILKQCKVPAQLGGGIRDMATIERWLDKGLQRVILGTVAVENPDLVREAAKAFPGHVAVGIDARKGMVATKGWAEETNVNATDLARSFEDAGVAAIIYTDINRDGAMQGPNVEETAALANAVSIPVIASGGVSSIEDLQNLKNCGAPLNGAISGRALYDGAIDLGEALKVLKA, encoded by the coding sequence ATGATCCTCTACCCCGCTATCGACCTCAAAGACGGTAACGCAGTGCGCCTCTACAAAGGCGAAATGGATCAGGCTACGGTCTTCAACGAAAACCCCGCCGCGCAGGCGCTGGAGTTCGTGAACGCGGGCTGTGAATGGCTCCACCTCGTCGACCTGAACGGCGCATTCGCGGGCGAGCCCGTCAATGCCGCGCCGGTCGAAGAGATCTTGAAGCAATGCAAGGTGCCCGCCCAGCTCGGCGGTGGTATCCGCGATATGGCGACCATCGAACGCTGGCTCGATAAGGGCCTCCAGCGCGTGATCCTTGGCACCGTAGCGGTCGAAAATCCCGATCTGGTGCGTGAAGCGGCCAAGGCATTCCCCGGTCACGTTGCAGTTGGAATCGACGCGCGCAAAGGCATGGTCGCAACCAAAGGCTGGGCCGAAGAAACCAACGTGAACGCCACTGACCTCGCCCGTTCGTTCGAGGACGCAGGCGTGGCCGCGATCATCTACACCGACATCAATCGTGATGGCGCGATGCAGGGCCCGAACGTCGAAGAGACCGCCGCGCTCGCCAATGCCGTCTCCATTCCGGTCATCGCGTCGGGCGGCGTGTCGTCGATCGAAGACCTTCAGAACCTGAAGAACTGCGGCGCACCGCTGAACGGCGCAATCTCGGGCCGCGCGCTCTATGATGGCGCGATTGATCTGGGCGAAGCGCTGAAAGTGCTGAAAGCTTGA
- a CDS encoding CoA-binding protein codes for MPQPVDDTLIRDVLGNARTIAVVGASAKEERPSNFVAAFLQSRGYRIIPVNPGLAGQELLGETVYGTLADIPHDVDMIDVFRKSDAVPAIVDEALERWPDLKSVWMQIGVQNDEAADKAEARGVKVVQNRCPKVEFPRLFGSAKVSEL; via the coding sequence ATGCCCCAACCTGTCGATGATACCCTGATCCGTGACGTTCTGGGCAATGCCCGCACCATTGCCGTGGTGGGTGCATCCGCCAAAGAAGAACGCCCCAGCAATTTTGTCGCCGCCTTCCTGCAAAGCAGGGGCTACCGCATTATTCCGGTAAACCCTGGTTTGGCGGGGCAGGAGCTACTGGGCGAAACCGTCTACGGCACGCTCGCGGATATTCCGCACGACGTGGACATGATCGACGTGTTTCGCAAATCGGACGCCGTGCCTGCCATCGTCGATGAAGCGCTAGAGCGTTGGCCCGACCTTAAATCGGTCTGGATGCAGATCGGCGTGCAGAACGATGAAGCGGCTGACAAGGCCGAAGCGCGTGGCGTGAAGGTTGTGCAGAACCGTTGCCCGAAAGTGGAATTCCCGCGCCTCTTCGGAAGCGCGAAAGTCTCCGAGCTTTAA
- the hisF gene encoding imidazole glycerol phosphate synthase subunit HisF gives MLKTRIIPCLDVADGRVVKGVNFVDLIDAGDPVEAAKAYDAAGADELCFLDIHATHENRGTMFDLVTRTAEACFMPLTVGGGVRTHNDVRALLLAGADKVSFNSAAVADPDVLTDAAMRFGSQCIVCAIDAKTVEPGRWEIFTHGGRKPTGIDAVEFAITAMEKGAGELLLTSMDRDGTKAGFNLPLTKAISDAVDIPVIASGGVGNLDHLVEGVTEGGASAVLAASIFHFGTYTIGEAKAHMAAAGIPVRL, from the coding sequence ATGTTGAAAACACGGATCATTCCCTGCCTCGACGTTGCCGACGGGCGCGTGGTCAAAGGGGTCAACTTCGTTGACCTGATCGACGCCGGTGATCCGGTCGAAGCGGCCAAGGCATACGACGCTGCTGGCGCAGACGAGCTGTGTTTCCTCGACATCCACGCAACCCACGAAAACCGCGGCACGATGTTTGATCTGGTGACCCGCACGGCAGAGGCGTGCTTCATGCCCCTCACCGTCGGCGGCGGCGTTCGGACCCACAACGATGTGCGCGCTCTGTTGCTCGCTGGCGCTGACAAGGTGTCCTTCAACTCTGCGGCTGTCGCTGACCCCGACGTGCTGACCGATGCCGCCATGCGCTTCGGCTCGCAGTGCATCGTCTGCGCCATCGACGCAAAGACGGTTGAGCCGGGTCGTTGGGAAATCTTCACCCACGGTGGCCGCAAACCGACCGGCATCGACGCTGTCGAATTCGCGATCACCGCGATGGAGAAAGGCGCGGGCGAATTGCTGCTGACTTCCATGGACCGCGACGGGACCAAAGCGGGCTTCAACCTGCCGCTGACCAAAGCGATCTCCGACGCGGTCGATATTCCTGTCATCGCATCTGGCGGCGTGGGCAACCTCGATCACCTTGTCGAAGGCGTCACCGAAGGCGGCGCATCGGCGGTTCTGGCAGCGTCCATCTTCCACTTCGGCACTTACACAATCGGCGAGGCCAAGGCTCACATGGCTGCCGCTGGCATTCCGGTGAGGCTCTGA
- a CDS encoding phosphoribosyl-ATP diphosphatase, with product MSIYDLDKTIQSRKGADPESSWTAKLFAKGPEKCAEKFGEEAIEAIIEAAKGNRDGLISEAADSLYHLLVMCAARDITLADIEAELDRRTHQSGIAEKASR from the coding sequence ATGTCCATCTACGATCTCGACAAGACCATCCAGTCGCGCAAAGGCGCGGATCCCGAAAGCTCGTGGACTGCGAAACTGTTCGCCAAAGGTCCGGAGAAATGTGCGGAGAAATTCGGTGAGGAAGCCATCGAGGCGATCATCGAAGCCGCCAAGGGCAACCGTGACGGCCTGATTTCTGAAGCGGCCGACAGCCTCTACCACCTGCTCGTGATGTGCGCTGCGCGCGACATCACGCTGGCCGACATCGAAGCCGAACTGGACCGCCGCACGCACCAGTCCGGCATCGCCGAAAAAGCCTCGCGTTAA
- the rlmB gene encoding 23S rRNA (guanosine(2251)-2'-O)-methyltransferase RlmB, producing MKKPKWVIEKEQAKRAAASETVWLFGLHAVRDALMNPARERLRLVVTKNAEAKLADAIAQSGMEPEISDPRKFAAPIDPESVHQGAALEVKPLDWGSLEDASMREGSGPARIVLLDRVTDPHNVGAILRSAEVFGARAVVGVQRHSAPETGSLAKTASGALERQPYLRIRNLADGIEELQKLGYYVVGLDGEATQTIEEALEGRTDRPVALVLGAEGPGLREKTKETVDALVRIDFAGGFGSLNVSNAAAVALYAARAK from the coding sequence ATGAAAAAGCCCAAGTGGGTTATCGAAAAAGAGCAAGCCAAACGCGCTGCGGCAAGCGAAACCGTCTGGCTCTTCGGTCTGCACGCCGTTCGTGATGCATTGATGAATCCGGCGCGTGAGCGTCTGCGACTCGTGGTGACGAAAAATGCCGAAGCCAAACTGGCCGATGCCATCGCGCAATCGGGCATGGAGCCGGAGATTTCGGACCCTCGCAAATTCGCAGCTCCCATTGATCCTGAATCGGTCCACCAAGGTGCGGCGCTCGAAGTCAAACCGCTCGACTGGGGCTCGCTCGAAGATGCGTCGATGCGCGAAGGTTCGGGACCTGCTCGAATCGTCCTACTCGACCGCGTGACCGATCCGCATAACGTCGGTGCGATCCTGCGTTCGGCGGAAGTATTCGGTGCCCGTGCCGTGGTAGGCGTCCAGCGTCACTCCGCTCCTGAAACCGGCTCGCTGGCGAAGACCGCGAGCGGTGCGCTTGAACGCCAGCCTTATCTGCGTATCCGGAACCTCGCCGATGGCATCGAGGAGCTGCAGAAGCTCGGCTACTACGTGGTCGGCCTCGACGGTGAAGCCACCCAGACCATCGAAGAGGCGCTCGAAGGCCGCACGGATCGTCCGGTCGCGTTGGTCCTCGGTGCCGAAGGCCCTGGCCTGCGCGAGAAGACCAAGGAGACCGTGGATGCGCTCGTGCGTATCGACTTTGCAGGTGGCTTCGGTTCGCTCAACGTCTCCAACGCCGCGGCTGTCGCGCTATATGCCGCGCGCGCTAAGTAA
- a CDS encoding monovalent cation:proton antiporter-2 (CPA2) family protein, producing MDSFLFQATIYLGAAVIAVPLAARLGLGSVLGYLAAGIVIGPIFGLVGNESEDLQHFAEFGVVMMLFLIGLELTPRTLWDMRLKLLGLGGMQVLLTGAALTGLAYLMNETLFDSIAIGMILALSSTAIVLQTLTEKNLVQTQGGRNVFAVLLTQDIAVIPMLALLPLLATKQLVHFSPDGSMLRAQDSTEHHAAFSLVEGLPAWGVTLVTLGAVLAIILAGVFLTKPVFRYIHQAKLREMYTALALLMVVAIAVLMEMVGLSPALGTFLAGVVLANSEFRHELESDLEPFKGLLLGLFFITVGAGFDVGAFFADPVRIMSLTLLLIAVKVGILYALATFWRLRSENRWLFALSLGQAGEFGFVLVSFALGLGALSPGLGQKLILIIALSMLITPLLFIFYEHRRKKLNLTDTEEVAADHIDEQGTVIIAGIGRFGQIVNRLVQSAGFSTVILDSDLETVQMMRKFGFKGFFGDPTRPDLLKAAGIQSAKVLVVAVDGREKATKLVKDARKMRPDIHIVARARDRQHVYELYAAGADDIVRELFDSSLRAGRYALENLGLSEYEAAEAEAVFYHHDRSMMKELAELWRPDLPPTQNGAYMKKAQELNSELELSIESRERAVQQMKDKIGEPRKSDAPKSPQADG from the coding sequence ATGGATTCCTTCCTTTTTCAGGCGACGATTTACCTCGGCGCCGCAGTCATTGCAGTCCCCCTCGCAGCCCGTCTCGGCCTTGGGTCCGTCCTTGGTTACCTCGCGGCGGGGATCGTGATCGGCCCGATCTTTGGCCTTGTCGGAAATGAAAGTGAGGACCTTCAGCACTTTGCCGAATTCGGCGTAGTGATGATGCTGTTCCTGATCGGTCTGGAGCTTACCCCGCGCACTCTCTGGGACATGAGGCTAAAGCTCTTGGGCCTCGGCGGGATGCAGGTGCTGTTGACCGGTGCAGCGCTGACGGGTCTGGCGTATCTGATGAACGAGACGTTGTTCGACTCCATCGCGATCGGCATGATCCTCGCGCTATCCTCGACCGCTATCGTCCTGCAAACATTGACGGAAAAGAACCTCGTTCAAACGCAGGGCGGGCGCAACGTGTTCGCAGTGCTGCTCACGCAGGATATCGCGGTGATCCCGATGCTGGCGCTCCTGCCGCTGCTCGCAACCAAGCAACTGGTGCACTTCTCGCCCGACGGTTCGATGCTACGGGCTCAGGACAGCACCGAACACCACGCAGCGTTTTCGTTGGTCGAGGGCCTTCCCGCTTGGGGCGTCACGCTGGTGACGCTCGGCGCTGTGCTGGCGATCATCCTTGCGGGCGTCTTCCTGACCAAGCCCGTGTTCCGCTACATCCACCAAGCCAAGCTGCGCGAGATGTATACTGCGCTGGCGCTTCTCATGGTCGTCGCAATTGCGGTCCTGATGGAGATGGTGGGCCTCTCCCCCGCGTTGGGTACGTTCCTTGCCGGCGTGGTCTTGGCGAACTCCGAGTTCCGCCACGAACTGGAGTCGGACCTTGAACCGTTCAAGGGTCTGCTGCTCGGCCTGTTCTTCATCACCGTCGGCGCTGGTTTTGACGTTGGTGCGTTCTTTGCCGATCCGGTGCGGATCATGTCGCTGACGTTGCTTTTGATCGCAGTAAAGGTTGGTATCCTCTACGCCCTCGCGACCTTCTGGCGACTGCGGTCGGAGAACCGCTGGCTCTTCGCGCTGAGCCTCGGTCAGGCGGGCGAATTCGGCTTCGTCCTCGTATCCTTCGCGCTTGGCCTCGGTGCGCTGTCGCCGGGCCTCGGGCAAAAGCTGATCCTGATTATCGCACTGTCGATGCTCATCACACCGCTATTGTTCATCTTCTACGAACACCGCCGCAAGAAGCTGAACCTGACCGATACCGAAGAAGTCGCCGCTGACCACATCGACGAACAGGGCACCGTCATCATTGCGGGCATCGGTCGTTTCGGGCAGATCGTGAACCGCCTTGTGCAAAGTGCAGGCTTCTCGACCGTGATCCTCGATTCCGACCTCGAAACCGTGCAGATGATGCGCAAGTTCGGGTTCAAGGGCTTCTTTGGCGACCCCACCCGCCCTGATCTGCTCAAAGCCGCAGGCATTCAATCGGCCAAGGTGCTCGTTGTTGCAGTCGATGGCCGCGAGAAAGCGACGAAGCTGGTCAAGGACGCGCGCAAGATGCGCCCCGACATTCACATCGTCGCCCGCGCGCGGGACCGTCAGCATGTTTATGAGCTATACGCGGCTGGCGCGGATGACATCGTGCGCGAGTTGTTCGACAGCTCGCTCCGCGCAGGTCGCTATGCGCTCGAAAATCTAGGACTGTCGGAATACGAGGCCGCCGAGGCCGAGGCCGTGTTCTATCATCACGACCGTTCGATGATGAAAGAACTAGCCGAACTGTGGCGCCCCGACCTGCCGCCGACCCAGAACGGCGCCTACATGAAGAAGGCGCAGGAACTGAATTCGGAGCTTGAACTATCGATCGAGAGCCGCGAACGCGCTGTGCAGCAGATGAAGGACAAGATCGGGGAGCCCCGCAAGAGCGACGCTCCCAAATCCCCGCAGGCGGACGGTTAA